One segment of Methylotuvimicrobium sp. KM2 DNA contains the following:
- a CDS encoding lytic transglycosylase domain-containing protein: protein MQRQTLVISLLSAAMVLLPACSSSPSRHAEIKPATPPRVSTGSQWAYKPTIASKFAQKEQGVFPRPPSLEPAVDFWRKTYGVWHRSEVAFHDDRFMGVIYEVMRLPGNVGEGLTNQQKTMIDQRKAFWKNRLSDLDRKLRAKAPLDQVDKHIVAKIQSQGKLHEILPEASQRLRSQRGIKERFKRGMEISGRYDAQFRRIFREYNLPEDFAYLPHVESSFQASAKSHAGAVGMWQFTKGAAETFMPGKNRPDRRHDPIASAHGAARYLKYAYNKLNDWPTAVTSYNHGIGGMSRAQNQVGRDFEQIVERYNSPIFGFASRNYYAQFLAARDIAANPLAYFREGINYEGPMGSAHYLASE, encoded by the coding sequence ATGCAACGACAAACTCTTGTCATTTCATTATTATCCGCGGCAATGGTATTGTTGCCGGCTTGCAGCAGTTCTCCTTCACGTCATGCTGAAATTAAACCGGCGACTCCGCCAAGGGTTTCTACCGGCTCTCAGTGGGCCTATAAACCGACTATAGCTTCAAAGTTCGCTCAAAAGGAACAGGGCGTCTTTCCTAGGCCGCCATCATTGGAGCCGGCGGTCGATTTTTGGCGTAAGACTTATGGCGTATGGCATCGTTCGGAAGTTGCGTTTCATGATGATCGTTTTATGGGCGTTATCTATGAAGTGATGAGGTTGCCGGGCAATGTCGGCGAAGGCTTGACTAACCAACAAAAAACGATGATCGATCAGCGCAAGGCATTTTGGAAAAATCGCTTGAGTGATTTAGACAGGAAATTGCGAGCTAAAGCGCCGCTAGACCAAGTCGATAAACACATCGTCGCCAAAATCCAAAGTCAAGGCAAACTACATGAGATTTTGCCGGAGGCCAGTCAAAGATTACGGTCGCAACGCGGCATAAAAGAACGCTTTAAACGCGGCATGGAGATCAGCGGTCGTTATGATGCGCAATTTAGAAGAATTTTCCGCGAATATAATTTGCCGGAGGATTTCGCCTATTTACCGCATGTCGAGTCGTCATTTCAAGCTTCCGCAAAATCCCACGCCGGCGCGGTCGGTATGTGGCAGTTTACGAAAGGCGCGGCTGAAACATTCATGCCGGGTAAAAACAGACCCGATCGGCGGCACGATCCGATCGCCTCGGCTCATGGCGCGGCTCGTTATCTAAAGTATGCTTACAACAAACTCAACGATTGGCCGACCGCGGTGACGTCTTATAATCACGGGATCGGCGGAATGTCGCGGGCACAAAATCAAGTCGGCCGCGATTTCGAACAAATCGTCGAACGATACAATAGTCCGATATTCGGATTCGCTTCGCGTAATTATTATGCACAGTTTTTGGCTGCGAGAGACATCGCCGCGAACCCTTTGGCTTATTTTCGCGAAGGCATAAACTATGAAGGTCCGATGGGATCGGCTCATTACCTCGCCTCGGAGTAA
- a CDS encoding DUF5765 domain-containing protein, whose translation MCFSANMSLGLGVVGLAASSVTFLDKSETLPVRLARAYAILHFSLMEFIQYFAYPVADQCGYGTNLFLSELSTYHISLQAFAIMPALASYSSDKEALKKAFYFSATLSSLFLIFNFLPKEWQLFGIEPNFIGNKVACLYSGIYHIGYAIPSAFGLLVTHGSLFALALSGYIWPDNWKMASYHCAMALMTLLMPQWLFGVSTGEAAAIYCLFSIPITISFMPHFKQFFTVIPQRLQRA comes from the coding sequence ATGTGTTTTAGTGCGAATATGTCTTTGGGTCTTGGCGTGGTAGGCCTGGCGGCTTCTAGCGTGACTTTTTTGGATAAGAGCGAAACTCTGCCGGTGAGATTGGCCAGAGCCTACGCAATATTGCATTTTTCACTGATGGAATTTATTCAATATTTTGCTTACCCGGTTGCCGATCAATGCGGTTACGGCACGAATCTTTTTCTCAGCGAATTATCGACTTATCACATTAGCCTGCAGGCATTTGCAATTATGCCGGCATTGGCCAGTTATTCCTCCGATAAAGAAGCACTCAAAAAAGCGTTCTACTTTAGCGCGACCTTGAGTTCGTTATTCCTCATCTTCAATTTCCTGCCTAAGGAGTGGCAATTATTCGGAATCGAGCCGAACTTTATCGGTAACAAAGTGGCTTGTCTTTATAGCGGGATTTATCACATCGGTTATGCAATACCGAGCGCCTTCGGTTTACTTGTAACCCATGGATCATTGTTCGCCTTGGCGTTGAGCGGATATATTTGGCCCGATAATTGGAAGATGGCTTCTTACCACTGCGCCATGGCCTTGATGACCTTGCTGATGCCGCAATGGCTATTCGGCGTGTCGACCGGCGAGGCGGCGGCGATTTATTGCCTGTTCTCGATACCGATAACAATCAGC